TCTTTGGCTGCGACGGACCTTATGGAATGAAAAAATTTAATGAATATGATTATTCTTCAAAGAGGGATTGGATTGATTCACTTCAAATCCCGGATAAACAAAAGGAATATATCCTTGGAAAAAACTTTCTAGGATTGATTGATTAATTCAAAACTCTATCTCAGCTTTTTTGTAATATAAGAAATGGCTCAGTTTATAGCATTATGCTGAGCCATCTCTATTAGTTTGTTCAACTACGTGGGCATAGTTTAAGTTCTTCCAGTGTAATTCTTCTTCTGATAATTGCTGTATTCCCTTCTAATTAGCTACACTAGCCTTCATTTCGTTTGAAGATTTATTTGCTTGCTTGTTCCAGACCAATGTAATCACGATTCCCAGAGATAGTATCACAGTCGCAAAGTAATAAGGATAGTTAAAATTGATGTCAAATAATATCCCCCCTAGAATTGGTCCACTTATGTTCGCTAAACTTGTAAACATTGAGTTCATTCCACCAACGAAACCTTGTTCGTTCCCGGCGATATTTGAAAGGTATGAAGTAACGGCTGGTCGGAACAAATCGAATCCTACAAAAACAATAAATGTAACTAGTAAAATAGAAAAATATGAATGAACAACAGTCATTAAAAAGACAAGTAAGGCTGATAATATTAAGCTATATCGAATCAGTTTAATTTCACCCCATATTCGAGTAAGCCTATCAAATAATAAGACTTGTGAAACTGCCCCAAAAATCGCACCACCAGTAATAACTATGGCTATATCGGATGGCTTAAATTGAAATTTATGGTCCACAAATAGACTAAAGAACGATTCAAAAGCTGCTAATCCAAATGATGCAATATAAATTAAAATAAACGCAAGGAAGTATTTTGGAGCAAAAATACGTTTGAAGCCATTCTTATCATCTGAGACTTGTTCATGATGATCTTCATTCCGATTCGGCTCAGATAATAAAATAATTGAAAGTATAGCCGCAATGGTACCAAGTGCTCCTGCAAAGAAAAATGGTACACGAGTTCCAAATTCCGCTAAGAATCCACCAATACCTGGACCAATAATAAATCCTGTACTAATGGCAGCTGACATAAAACCAAGTGCTTTGGGGCGCGTATCCAAATTTGTAATATCAGCAATAAAAGCCGTAACTGCTGGCATAATGAACGCGGCACTAATTCCACCCAAAATACGAGAAATAAATAGCACCTCGATTTCTCTGCCAATCCCAAATAAGAATTCTGAGAAGCCAAAAATGAATAAGCCAATGACAATCATAATCTTCCTGCCGTATTTATCTGCCGCTTTCCCTGCAAATGGTGAAACAATTAATTGAGCAATTGCGAATGCTGCTGTTAAATAACCAACTGTGGTTCCCGTAATGCCTAATTCATTCATCAGCGTAGGTAAAACTGGAATGACGAGACCAATTCCCAAAAAGGCTATAAATAAATTCATTAATACTAAACCTAACATGACTTTATGTGTCTTCATCTTTTACATCCCCCTTAACAAACCAAAAACTGAAACAAACTTATGTTGTTTTCATTTGTTTACAATACCCATCCTAGTGTATATAGTTACTATATAGTCAAGGACGGTGCTGTAATAAAATGAATGAAGAAAATGGAAAATATTTAACGACTGGGGAATTCGCGAAGCTTTGTAAAGTAAACAAACAGACACTCTTTTATTACGATCAAATTGGGCTTTTGTCTCCGGTATGGAAAAATGAAAAAGGTTACCGATATTATTCAATTCGCCAGATAGAGCTATTCTTTGTTATCGATTTATTAAAGGATCTTGGTATGTCGCTAAACGATATTCAACAATATATGCAAAATAAATCGCCTGAAAGTTTTTTGTCATTAATGTACCAAAAAAAAGAAGAGATCGTGAAAATACGTCAGGAGATTGAAATGAAAGAAAAAATGATCGATGCAAAAATAGCATTAATGGAAGAAGCGTCACACCTTGATTTTCATCAAGTTACGCTTGAACAATTACCAGAAGTAACACTTTATTTAAGTAGAAATATTGAAAATTTAACCGATGAAGAATTTGTAGAGGTCTTTTCAGACTTTATTAATGAATTGAACGTATCACAACTTGATACGGGATATCCAATAGGTGTTATATCAAAACGAGAGCATGTATTAAACGGAGAATTCACTAATTATAGCTATTTATATATTGAGCAGCCAAATCCAAAGGAAGGATATCCGTATTTTAAAAGTGTAAAGGGTGATTTTCTCATTGGATATCATATAGGGGATGAGAAAACAATACATAAAACATATAAGCGGCTTTTTTCAGAGATGGATCGACTAAATTTAGCCCTAGGTGATTATGTTTTTGAAGAGTATATTTATGATACAGTTGTAATTAATCATAAGGAACACTACGTTACCAAAATTATGATACAAGTCGATCAAACAGAGAGCTAATTTTTCCATATTTCTGTTTAGATGTGCTTAGTATTGGCGAGTTTTCTTTGTTATTGAAATCCAAAACTTCTTCAACTAAAGGCAGGTAGTTGAATATCGCTTAATGTTTCACTGGACCACAAAAGGGGTTTTTATTAATATCCGAATTAAAAAGGGTTGGTCTTAAACAAGACCAACCCTTTAATCATAGATTAAACTGTTAATTTCAATAAGGTTTCATTTTGTTCGACAGTGTCATGATTCATAGCTTTAATATCAAGATATTGGTCCTTATTGGTGATGACCACCAATGTCGTGGTTTCAAATCCCTCAGCTTTTATTTGATTCATTTCAAATTCAATGAGCAGGTCGCCTTGTTTAACATGATCACCTTGTTTTACATGTGGTGTAAAGTATTTTCCTTTTAGTCTTACAGTATCAAGGCCAATATAAATTAATACCTCAGCTCCATTTTCAGACTTTATCCCAACTGCATGTCCTGTAGGGAATTGTGTTGTAATCACACCATCAACAGGAGAATAAATCTTACCTGCTTCGGGCTCAATGGCAATTCCTTTACCTACGGTCTCGGTCGAAAATAATGGGTCGCGGATAGAGGTTAATGGAACCACCTTTCCACGTAATGGGCTATTAATGTTTTCCGGCTGTACACCAAAAATATTTTGGGTAAAATGATCATTCACTTTTGAATTTTTCCCTTCATAACCAAGGAGATATGTCATAAGAAATCCTAAGGCAAAAGCGACGCCAATCCCAATTAGATATTGCCAAATTGGTGTAAACGCGGGAATGGCAAGTACACTTGGAAGGACAAAGTCATTCATAACAACGCCAAGGCTTCCGTTGATTGCTCCGCCAATTCCAGCTGCAATGATGACATAGACCATTGTTTTTCGATAACGAAGGATAATTCCATAATTAATAGCCTCGGTGGTTCCAGCCAAAGCACCAGGTAAGATTCCGCTTGCAGCAAGAGCTTTTAAATCTTTATCACGTGTTTTTAGAAAAACCGCAATCCCAATTCCCACTTGAGCAAATGGAGCTGCCGCTGCCATGGCGATAATAGGATCAGGACCAGTGGCAAGATTTACGATGGCAAGTGGAATAATCGTCCAGTGTAACCCCATAATGGTTAGGAATGTCCATGAAGCACCTAAAACAGCTCCTGCTAATAGCCCGCTTCGGTCGCTTAAGAAATTAATGACTGAACCTAAACCTTCTCCAAGAAGTGTCCCGATTGGGCCAAACACCAACATCGTTAACGGGACGAGGATAGCTATTGAAATCAAAGGGTTGATAAACATCTGAATATCTTTATAAATCACTTTTTTTAATAATCGATCTAGTCCTGCATATACAAACATGGCGATAAAGATAGGAAATACGGTAGAAGAATAATCCGCTAATAAGACAGGAATACCTAAAAAGTCAATTGACTTCACATCGTTGTCTACAAGGTGCATAATTTCTGGCATCAGTATGGCTGCACCAATTACCCCGCCGACATAACCGTTGGCACCCAGTTTAAGAGCAATGGATATACCGAGAAATAATGGCAAGAAATGAAAAACCGCATCTCCCGCTGCTGATAAAATTACATAGGCACCGCTTTCATTTGATAGCCAACCTAAAGTGTTTAAAACCGATAACATTGCTTTTAAGAGTCCGGCACCAGCGAGAACTCCGATTATAGGGGCAAAACTTCCTGAGATAACGCCTAAAACCTTAGACAATGTCGTTTCTTTTTTCTCATTCGGTAAATCTGCTGTATTTGCATGGTGCTGATTTTGATTACTCATAGTTGTTTTCCACACTCCCATATCCTATATCTTTTGCTTTATTTTCCTCAATTACTATCGTTTATAAATATTTTTACCGCTTTCATTTTCTCTATTTAATATTTCTTGAATTTGAAAGGGCTAACGTAATACTAGTATAATGATTTCAATCGTAGTCCATTAGGATTTATTTGATAATATCCGGATAAAAACAAATTTATATTTGCACCTGTCCAATTGGAGGAAATAACCTGGAACCAACAAAAATCATCTCAACGGCTATGAAAATTCAACATATAACCAATTTAAATACGTATGTACTCAATCAAAATCGGGAGCGAATTTACCATCATGAAATGATTTCTATCCCTGCATTTATGCCAGGTTCGGGGGAGAGAGATGTTTTATCTTTGTATGACAATATCAAACAAACAAGACAACTTTACTCCTATATAAATGAATGGGACTTACATTATTTTGGATATTCCTTTAGCAAAAAAGAGGAGGCATGGACTATTATTATTGGTCCGTATTTTGATAAGACACCGAATCTATACAGTTTATCTAGGGACTATCACCTTACAAGTACACAAAGTGAAGATTTAAAGCTGATAAGCGATAAAATCTATGTACTAACTGCAGAACAAGCCAGCAGTTATGGAAGTGTCCTACAGCAGTTTACAAACATGTTAGAGCAGGAAATGACCCCGATTGTTATTGTTTCTGATAGAAGCAGCACTCCTGTTCATAAGAAGGAAGACCACATCAATGTGGATGAAGAAGGCGAACTAGTTAAGTTGAGGTATAAGACTGAAAAGGATTTTATGAATGCGGTTGAACGCGGGGATAAAAAGGAGGCTCTAGAACTCATTAATTCTAAAAATATGCTGTTTTCCTTTTCCGAACGTTTTCCAAACCAGCCGTTACGCAGGCTTAAAAATGTTGCCATTATCCTAAATACGCTACTGCGGACTTCAGCAAGAAACAGTGATGTTCCTGCCATCATGATTCATCGGATCTCGGAAAAATTCGCTTATGAAATTGAAAATGCCAATCAGGTGGAAACCCTGCATCAATTAGAAGACCGCATGATCGAGGAATATTGCGATGTAGTTATATCCAACTCGTTAAGTAATTACACATACATGACACAAAGAGTGATGGAATACATAATCAGTTTTTATAATAAGCAAATCAATAAAGAAGAATTGGCAGCAAAACTGTCCACCCATCCGAGTCATCTATCTCGAAAATTTAAAGAAGAAACAAACATGACCTTAACAGCTTTTCAGCAAAAGCTGCGAATGAATCAAGCGAAACATCTATTAAAAGCAGAGAATCTATCCGTTGAGGAACTCGCTTTTATGATTGGCTACGATGATCCGTCCTACTTTGCTAGAGTATTTAAAAAAGAAACGGGCAGAACCCCCTCGCAGTATCGAGATGGGGAGGCTGGGAGCTGATGTTTTAGCTTGAAATCGCTCTTTTAAACAGCTCCCTAAATTTCTCCTTATCTTCGGCTGTAAATGGTTTTGGCCCCTTTGTACGTTTTCCGCTTTTTCGAGCCATTGCACTTAAATAACGCGTTTGTAATAATTGATCAATGTTTTCATTTGTATAGCTATACCCTGTATGGTGAAGAACGGTACACCCTTTTGCTAAACCTAGCGAAGCGAGACCATAATCTTGCGTAACGATGATATCTCCTTTTGCTGCTAACTTCATAATCCGATAATCGGCAGCATCTGCTCCAGAATCAACATAAATGGTTTCTACCCCTGATGGTTGCTCCGCATTAGAAAAATGAGAGAAGCTAGTAACAAGGACAACAGGGAGGTTAGCATTCCTACTTTCAGCAATAATAATATCTTTTACCGGACAAGCATCTGCATCAACATAAATTTTCAACTTTATCACTCCTGTTAAGGTATTCTAATTATTACTATATATATAAATTTTAACATTAGATTAAGAATTGAATTGTTTCTTGTTGAGGTAAACCTAACAAAAAATAAGAAAATATACAACATTGAGAGAGGGGTATAGAATAAGAACAGTGAATTCACGTCATTCAATTTAGAATGACGTGTTTTTACATAAAAAAATAATAATATCTTTAATTCGAGATAAAATTCTTGACGGTTCTAAAAAGAAAGATGTAATATGGTTACATAAAGTAACTCAAGTAATAAAAATAACCAAATAACGAAAATTGCAGATAGATAAATAGAAGAAAAATTCATCAGGGAGTGAACGATATGATTGAAGTAACTGTAAAGCTTAATTTCAAAGGGAAGAATTATCAAACGAATGTCATTGTAGGAAAGAATACTTCTGAAAAGGAAATCTTACAGTTGGCAAGGGAACAAGTCTCAAGACAATGGACAAATTAATAAGGAAATCAGCTTTGTAGAAAGGGGATTAATCTTTGAATGAAAAGAAAGAAGTTGGAGAAAAAGCTGTAGAGTACGTAAAAGACGGTATGGTAGTCGGACTTGGTACAGGGTCTACCGTATATTATTTCATTTCTAAGCTTGGTCAACTAGTCCAGCAAGGACTTTCCATTAAAGGAGTACCTACTTCTAAGCAGACAGAAAAATTAGCAATAGAACTTGGCATCCCGCTTGTTTCGTTCCATGAGATTGAGCAAATTGATGTAGCGATCGATGGGGCAGATGAAGTGAACACAGAGTTACATCTCATAAAAGGCGGAGGCGGTGCCCTTTTAAGAGAGAAAATTATCGCTGCAGCAGCTAAAACTTTTATTGTCATTGCAGACTCTCATAAAAATGTAAATACATTAGGAACCTTTCCGCTGCCAATCGAAGTGGTCCCTTATGGAGTTGAAATGACAGTCAAACACGTCAGAGAGCTTGGTGGCAGACCAGAGATACGACTAGATCAGGGGAATCCTTTTTTAACAGATAACGGTAACTATATTTTGGATACCAGCTTTCAAGAAATTAAGCAGCCAAGAGATTTAGAGAAAAAGCTAAACCTTATACCTGGTGTGGTGGAAAATGGCTTATTTGTTGGAATGGCGGATGCTGTTATTACCGTTGTTGATAACAAACTTGTAACGAAAGCTCGAAGATAGATAGTAGAGAAAATAGATTACGAACATGGGGGAAGAATGATGGAATCAATGACCTTTGTCTTATTTGGAGCAACAGGGGATTTAGCAAAAAGAAAAATTTTCCCAGCTCTATACAACTTATATGTGGATCAAAAATTACCGCAGTCTATATCCATTATTGGACTCGGAAGAGGGGAACTTTCACACTCTGATTTTCAAGTAAAAGTAAAAGACTCCATTTTGGAATTTTCACGACGCCTGGAGCATGAGGCTGCTGCTATGGGAGAATTTTTAGAGTACTTCCGCTATAGTAAGTTGGATGTGAACCGTGAAGAAGATTATCAATCATTACTACAGTTAGTGAAGCAGCGTGAAAAGGAACTTCATTTAGACGAAAACCGGATGTTTTATCTTTCGGTTTCACCAGAATTTTTTGACACAATTGCCTTAAACATCAATAACAGTGGACTAGGTAATACATCGGGTTGGAAACGGTTGATCATTGAAAAGCCATTTGGCCATGACCTCCAATCTGCCCGTGAATTAAATGAAAAACTAAGCCGTGCGTTTGATGAAGACGAAATTTATCGAATTGACCATTATTTAGGGAAACCGATGGTTCAAAACCTTGAAGCACTGGCTTTTGCAAACCCCATATTACAGTCGATTTGGAATAAAGAACATATTGCAAATGTCCAAATTACCGCGAGTGAAACGGTTGGGGTAGAAAAAAGAGCGGGATATTACGATCAGGCTGGAGCAATACGTGATATGGTTCAAAACCATATGCTGCAAATGCTGATGATGACTGCTATGGACTCTCCTAAAGAAATAAACGCAAAAGAAATTAGAAATGAGAAGCGGAAGGTCATGGAGTCACTTCGTCCTATAATGAAAGAAGATGTTCATTACGATATAGTTCGCGGACAATACATTTCAGGGGAAGTAAACGGACAGAAAGTTCCTAGTTATAAAGAGGAGCCAGGTGTAGGGTCTGCTTCCACTACGGATACCTTTGTGGCTGCTCGATTGTGGTTGGATCATCCATCATG
This Neobacillus sp. YX16 DNA region includes the following protein-coding sequences:
- the norA gene encoding multidrug efflux MFS transporter NorA — protein: MKTHKVMLGLVLMNLFIAFLGIGLVIPVLPTLMNELGITGTTVGYLTAAFAIAQLIVSPFAGKAADKYGRKIMIVIGLFIFGFSEFLFGIGREIEVLFISRILGGISAAFIMPAVTAFIADITNLDTRPKALGFMSAAISTGFIIGPGIGGFLAEFGTRVPFFFAGALGTIAAILSIILLSEPNRNEDHHEQVSDDKNGFKRIFAPKYFLAFILIYIASFGLAAFESFFSLFVDHKFQFKPSDIAIVITGGAIFGAVSQVLLFDRLTRIWGEIKLIRYSLILSALLVFLMTVVHSYFSILLVTFIVFVGFDLFRPAVTSYLSNIAGNEQGFVGGMNSMFTSLANISGPILGGILFDINFNYPYYFATVILSLGIVITLVWNKQANKSSNEMKASVAN
- a CDS encoding MerR family transcriptional regulator, with amino-acid sequence MNEENGKYLTTGEFAKLCKVNKQTLFYYDQIGLLSPVWKNEKGYRYYSIRQIELFFVIDLLKDLGMSLNDIQQYMQNKSPESFLSLMYQKKEEIVKIRQEIEMKEKMIDAKIALMEEASHLDFHQVTLEQLPEVTLYLSRNIENLTDEEFVEVFSDFINELNVSQLDTGYPIGVISKREHVLNGEFTNYSYLYIEQPNPKEGYPYFKSVKGDFLIGYHIGDEKTIHKTYKRLFSEMDRLNLALGDYVFEEYIYDTVVINHKEHYVTKIMIQVDQTES
- a CDS encoding glucose PTS transporter subunit IIA yields the protein MSNQNQHHANTADLPNEKKETTLSKVLGVISGSFAPIIGVLAGAGLLKAMLSVLNTLGWLSNESGAYVILSAAGDAVFHFLPLFLGISIALKLGANGYVGGVIGAAILMPEIMHLVDNDVKSIDFLGIPVLLADYSSTVFPIFIAMFVYAGLDRLLKKVIYKDIQMFINPLISIAILVPLTMLVFGPIGTLLGEGLGSVINFLSDRSGLLAGAVLGASWTFLTIMGLHWTIIPLAIVNLATGPDPIIAMAAAAPFAQVGIGIAVFLKTRDKDLKALAASGILPGALAGTTEAINYGIILRYRKTMVYVIIAAGIGGAINGSLGVVMNDFVLPSVLAIPAFTPIWQYLIGIGVAFALGFLMTYLLGYEGKNSKVNDHFTQNIFGVQPENINSPLRGKVVPLTSIRDPLFSTETVGKGIAIEPEAGKIYSPVDGVITTQFPTGHAVGIKSENGAEVLIYIGLDTVRLKGKYFTPHVKQGDHVKQGDLLIEFEMNQIKAEGFETTTLVVITNKDQYLDIKAMNHDTVEQNETLLKLTV
- a CDS encoding AraC family transcriptional regulator — protein: MKIQHITNLNTYVLNQNRERIYHHEMISIPAFMPGSGERDVLSLYDNIKQTRQLYSYINEWDLHYFGYSFSKKEEAWTIIIGPYFDKTPNLYSLSRDYHLTSTQSEDLKLISDKIYVLTAEQASSYGSVLQQFTNMLEQEMTPIVIVSDRSSTPVHKKEDHINVDEEGELVKLRYKTEKDFMNAVERGDKKEALELINSKNMLFSFSERFPNQPLRRLKNVAIILNTLLRTSARNSDVPAIMIHRISEKFAYEIENANQVETLHQLEDRMIEEYCDVVISNSLSNYTYMTQRVMEYIISFYNKQINKEELAAKLSTHPSHLSRKFKEETNMTLTAFQQKLRMNQAKHLLKAENLSVEELAFMIGYDDPSYFARVFKKETGRTPSQYRDGEAGS
- a CDS encoding YaiI/YqxD family protein codes for the protein MKIYVDADACPVKDIIIAESRNANLPVVLVTSFSHFSNAEQPSGVETIYVDSGADAADYRIMKLAAKGDIIVTQDYGLASLGLAKGCTVLHHTGYSYTNENIDQLLQTRYLSAMARKSGKRTKGPKPFTAEDKEKFRELFKRAISS
- a CDS encoding BA3454 family stress response protein, which gives rise to MIEVTVKLNFKGKNYQTNVIVGKNTSEKEILQLAREQVSRQWTN
- the rpiA gene encoding ribose-5-phosphate isomerase RpiA, with protein sequence MNEKKEVGEKAVEYVKDGMVVGLGTGSTVYYFISKLGQLVQQGLSIKGVPTSKQTEKLAIELGIPLVSFHEIEQIDVAIDGADEVNTELHLIKGGGGALLREKIIAAAAKTFIVIADSHKNVNTLGTFPLPIEVVPYGVEMTVKHVRELGGRPEIRLDQGNPFLTDNGNYILDTSFQEIKQPRDLEKKLNLIPGVVENGLFVGMADAVITVVDNKLVTKARR
- the zwf gene encoding glucose-6-phosphate dehydrogenase, which translates into the protein MESMTFVLFGATGDLAKRKIFPALYNLYVDQKLPQSISIIGLGRGELSHSDFQVKVKDSILEFSRRLEHEAAAMGEFLEYFRYSKLDVNREEDYQSLLQLVKQREKELHLDENRMFYLSVSPEFFDTIALNINNSGLGNTSGWKRLIIEKPFGHDLQSARELNEKLSRAFDEDEIYRIDHYLGKPMVQNLEALAFANPILQSIWNKEHIANVQITASETVGVEKRAGYYDQAGAIRDMVQNHMLQMLMMTAMDSPKEINAKEIRNEKRKVMESLRPIMKEDVHYDIVRGQYISGEVNGQKVPSYKEEPGVGSASTTDTFVAARLWLDHPSWTGVPFYIRTGKRMKEKSTRIVMEFKNQENHSYKNNQMKPNLLIIEINPDENISFQLNSKNPLNNGKVEPVRINLSNDQISLGVPEAYERLIYDASNGDSTFFAHWKEVELSWEWVQPIIDAFEENLVPLHEYQSGSYGPAAADLLLFENGFKWWLDEKPQESKEKVLHN